The following coding sequences lie in one Leptospira saintgironsiae genomic window:
- a CDS encoding sensor histidine kinase, protein MKVSILLVDDHADNLQVMEHILKSPELNLIKAGSGEEALKALLDEPDEVALIFMDVRMPGMDGFEAAALIRQREKCAKIPIIFLTAYANNETGMFKGYSLGAVDFLVKPTAPEILRSKAAVFVDLHKKNKILRIQEELLRQSHDELEIRVEERTFELHRVNNELMTEIAERKRAEEALTASLKEKEVLLREIHHRVKNNLQIVSSILSLQGNYITDRKSLEMFQDCQSRIKSIALIHELLYQNEDLAHTDFQEYLNSLVTNLLRTYRVNSRIRFEIHAESVHLTLDTAIHCGLIVTELVTNSLKYGFRDREEGTIQISITSKYEEYSLTVEDDGVGFPEEIDYRQTDSLGLQLVNTLTQQIDGSLILDRSKGTKFTLVFRERSRVRK, encoded by the coding sequence ATGAAAGTGAGTATTTTACTAGTAGATGACCATGCGGATAATCTGCAGGTAATGGAGCATATTCTTAAGAGCCCTGAATTAAATTTAATTAAGGCAGGTTCAGGAGAAGAAGCATTAAAGGCACTGCTGGACGAACCAGATGAAGTCGCATTGATCTTCATGGATGTAAGGATGCCCGGAATGGATGGTTTTGAAGCGGCGGCACTCATTCGACAAAGGGAAAAATGTGCTAAGATACCGATCATCTTTCTCACTGCTTACGCAAATAACGAAACTGGAATGTTCAAAGGATATTCTTTAGGGGCAGTGGACTTTTTAGTAAAACCTACTGCACCAGAGATCCTAAGATCTAAGGCTGCAGTATTTGTTGATCTCCATAAGAAAAACAAAATATTGAGGATCCAAGAAGAACTTCTAAGGCAAAGCCATGACGAGTTGGAGATCCGTGTAGAAGAAAGAACTTTCGAACTACATAGAGTAAACAATGAGTTGATGACAGAGATCGCAGAAAGGAAAAGAGCGGAAGAAGCATTAACTGCTTCCTTGAAAGAAAAAGAAGTTCTGCTAAGAGAGATCCATCATAGGGTTAAGAATAATCTTCAGATTGTTTCTAGTATACTTAGTCTGCAGGGAAACTATATAACGGATCGTAAGTCTTTAGAAATGTTCCAAGACTGCCAATCTAGGATCAAGTCTATAGCTCTGATCCATGAGTTGTTATATCAAAATGAAGATCTGGCCCACACTGACTTCCAGGAATATCTGAACAGTTTGGTTACCAACCTTTTAAGGACCTATAGAGTAAATTCAAGAATACGATTCGAAATACATGCTGAATCTGTTCATCTAACTTTGGATACTGCGATCCATTGCGGCTTAATTGTTACCGAGCTTGTTACAAATTCGTTGAAATACGGGTTTAGGGACAGAGAGGAGGGTACTATCCAAATTTCTATTACATCTAAATACGAAGAGTATTCTTTGACTGTAGAAGATGATGGGGTAGGCTTTCCGGAAGAAATTGACTATCGACAAACGGATTCTTTGGGTTTACAATTAGTCAATACTTTGACCCAGCAAATAGACGGAAGTTTGATCTTGGATCGGAGCAAGGGGACCAAGTTTACCTTAGTCTTTCGAGAAAGGAGCCGAGTCAGAAAATGA
- a CDS encoding response regulator: protein MISSEAKILIVEDESIVAKDILSKLSDLGYDFVSIASTGNEALRKVYLDKPDLLLMDIMLSRGNYDGIETVQEILDKMDLPVIYLTAYADESTLVRSKPTRPYGYLLKPFQTKELQIAIEIALNKHGLDKKRKRERRNMSAILHGVKDLIRTSSEEAGV, encoded by the coding sequence ATGATCTCCAGCGAAGCAAAGATATTGATCGTAGAAGACGAGAGTATTGTAGCCAAGGATATACTTAGTAAATTGTCTGATCTTGGTTATGATTTTGTAAGTATCGCTTCTACAGGGAATGAAGCATTAAGAAAAGTTTATTTAGATAAACCGGACCTTCTGCTCATGGATATCATGTTATCCAGAGGGAATTATGACGGGATAGAGACAGTCCAGGAAATTTTAGATAAAATGGATCTGCCAGTGATCTATCTTACTGCTTACGCAGACGAATCTACTCTTGTTCGTAGTAAACCTACAAGACCGTATGGGTATCTATTAAAACCTTTTCAGACCAAAGAATTGCAAATAGCGATAGAGATTGCTTTAAACAAACATGGTCTGGATAAAAAAAGAAAAAGAGAAAGAAGGAATATGTCTGCCATACTCCATGGAGTAAAGGATCTGATCAGAACTTCCTCGGAAGAAGCTGGTGTTTGA
- a CDS encoding response regulator yields the protein MKDTRILIVEDEGLVAQDIRHRLIRMGYPEPSIANTGETAVKQAIALQPDLILIDIVLANGYLDGIDAAKRIRKFLDVPIVYITASSDSQTLTRAKLTEPNAYILKPFQTRELQIVIELILYKHEVEKELMEKARLVSAELRNMHEGVIAFDSKGQISFMNLSAEKLTGWLESDAIGKPLGDVLSMKNLPDMESFELDNHLVEKIPMGSVPSHGLLLSKNGLSTEVFTFTKSVPRNKEVDVDRILVIRDYVKK from the coding sequence ATGAAGGACACTCGGATTTTGATCGTCGAGGATGAGGGACTTGTTGCCCAAGATATCCGTCATAGATTGATAAGGATGGGATATCCTGAACCTAGTATTGCTAATACTGGCGAGACAGCAGTCAAACAGGCAATTGCACTCCAGCCCGATCTGATCCTGATAGATATAGTTCTTGCAAACGGATATTTGGACGGAATAGACGCTGCAAAAAGGATCAGAAAGTTTTTAGATGTTCCAATTGTGTATATCACAGCCTCTTCTGATTCTCAAACATTAACCAGAGCCAAATTAACAGAACCTAATGCTTATATTTTAAAACCTTTTCAGACTCGAGAGTTGCAAATAGTGATCGAATTAATCCTGTACAAGCACGAGGTCGAAAAGGAATTAATGGAGAAGGCGAGACTCGTTTCTGCGGAACTACGAAATATGCACGAGGGAGTGATAGCTTTTGATTCAAAGGGACAAATTTCTTTTATGAATTTATCCGCGGAGAAACTCACAGGTTGGTTGGAATCTGATGCGATTGGAAAACCTCTCGGTGATGTATTGAGTATGAAAAATCTTCCTGATATGGAAAGTTTTGAATTAGATAATCATTTAGTGGAAAAAATCCCAATGGGATCAGTTCCTTCTCATGGGCTTTTACTTTCTAAAAATGGACTAAGCACTGAAGTATTTACTTTTACCAAATCCGTTCCTAGAAATAAGGAAGTAGACGTAGATCGTATTTTGGTGATACGAGACTACGTCAAAAAATAA